One window from the genome of Jeotgalibaca sp. MA1X17-3 encodes:
- a CDS encoding CAP-associated domain-containing protein, with the protein MKKIVFVLSIFFLFVLYYFPIVYDEVLKNPLQETKQLSTEMTQKEEDDVHPLPVTGFEHYIGLPIEDYVERHGPPLRTGPSNFGAEWWTFAVHPEEYVQIEVKNGIVRSIFVMGEDVNTGPIRIGMTQENIYDETELTDYFSFQSEGIEYELSLTKDDLEVFPLIYFENNSFVMLFFHPERDNVYGLRYLSAEALLQTNYYSIMSEEEDPSFIYPLTNEKNKLVLSEKEEQLLALFSIMRQQSGAASLSQVAQMEQPDESTPQINMENYFSSEKEMSESIQSIEELDRHDKAKEVEYVNGHGVFDTPIQFGIFMRDSHNRELLLNEAWKELSIKAMEDDFVILFN; encoded by the coding sequence GTGAAGAAAATTGTTTTTGTTCTATCCATTTTCTTTTTATTTGTTCTATACTATTTCCCCATTGTATATGATGAAGTATTGAAGAATCCATTACAAGAAACAAAGCAACTTAGTACAGAAATGACTCAGAAAGAAGAGGATGATGTTCATCCTTTGCCTGTAACAGGATTCGAACACTACATTGGCCTTCCGATAGAGGATTATGTAGAACGACACGGTCCCCCTTTACGGACAGGTCCAAGCAACTTTGGAGCTGAATGGTGGACCTTTGCTGTTCACCCAGAAGAATATGTACAGATAGAAGTAAAAAATGGAATCGTTCGAAGTATTTTTGTGATGGGGGAAGATGTAAATACGGGTCCAATCCGAATCGGTATGACTCAGGAAAATATTTATGATGAAACGGAGTTAACTGATTATTTTTCTTTTCAGTCAGAGGGGATTGAGTATGAGTTATCCTTAACGAAAGATGATTTAGAAGTATTTCCATTGATTTATTTTGAAAATAACAGTTTTGTCATGTTATTCTTTCATCCAGAAAGAGATAACGTTTATGGATTGAGGTATCTTTCTGCAGAAGCACTGTTACAAACTAATTATTATTCAATAATGTCTGAAGAAGAAGATCCTTCTTTTATTTATCCCCTAACAAACGAAAAAAATAAATTAGTCTTGTCTGAGAAGGAAGAACAACTACTGGCTTTGTTTTCAATAATGAGACAGCAAAGTGGAGCAGCATCATTGTCTCAAGTAGCCCAAATGGAACAACCAGATGAAAGTACGCCCCAAATCAATATGGAAAATTATTTTTCTTCTGAAAAAGAGATGAGTGAATCCATTCAATCTATTGAAGAACTAGACAGACACGATAAAGCAAAAGAGGTAGAATATGTGAATGGGCATGGAGTCTTTGATACTCCTATACAATTTGGTATCTTTATGAGAGATTCACATAACCGTGAATTACTATTAAATGAGGCGTGGAAAGAATTAAGTATAAAGGCAATGGAAGATGATTTTGTAATTCTTTTTAATTAA
- a CDS encoding YlbF family regulator, which produces MIINEELFEIEKQCTQLIEKIKTSKAMKEYERSKESLAISSSAQKKINIFKKAKEKFESIEEYGEYAPDYCEFRQEVYKAKRIVDIDEDVYQYRVAERVLQSQLDLIAKKIASSISENILVSAGDPFSLSVIGLPSACEIHLEKRKDIEL; this is translated from the coding sequence TTGATTATTAATGAAGAATTATTTGAAATAGAAAAGCAATGCACACAATTGATTGAAAAAATTAAGACAAGTAAAGCAATGAAAGAATATGAACGTTCAAAAGAATCTCTTGCCATTTCTTCAAGTGCGCAAAAGAAAATAAATATCTTTAAAAAAGCAAAAGAAAAGTTTGAATCTATTGAAGAATACGGTGAATACGCTCCAGATTATTGTGAATTTAGACAAGAAGTATACAAAGCGAAACGGATCGTAGATATTGATGAAGATGTATATCAATATAGAGTTGCTGAACGAGTCTTACAAAGTCAATTAGATTTGATTGCAAAAAAAATAGCTTCTTCTATATCAGAAAATATATTGGTTTCTGCAGGAGATCCATTCTCTCTTTCAGTTATAGGATTACCATCAGCGTGTGAAATTCATTTAGAAAAGAGGAAAGACATTGAACTTTAA